The proteins below are encoded in one region of Chitinophagaceae bacterium:
- a CDS encoding redoxin domain-containing protein: protein MSIQVGQLAPDFSLFGTDKNKVTLSELKGKNVLLLFFPQAFTSTCTKELCAVRDDIARYSNANAEVLGISVDSVFTLAKYKEEQGYNFPLLSDFNKETSTAYDTIYQEWKLEMKGVSKRSAFIIDKEGVVQYAEVLEKAGDLPNFEAINQCLADLS, encoded by the coding sequence ATGAGTATTCAGGTTGGACAGCTGGCTCCGGATTTCTCACTATTTGGAACAGATAAAAACAAAGTAACACTCAGTGAGTTAAAAGGAAAAAATGTGCTTTTGCTTTTCTTTCCGCAGGCATTTACAAGTACTTGTACAAAGGAACTTTGCGCTGTAAGAGATGATATTGCCCGTTACAGTAATGCCAATGCAGAGGTTTTGGGCATTTCTGTTGATTCGGTCTTTACACTGGCAAAGTATAAAGAAGAGCAGGGTTATAACTTTCCCCTGCTGAGCGATTTTAATAAGGAAACCTCAACAGCCTACGATACAATTTACCAGGAATGGAAGCTGGAAATGAAAGGGGTATCGAAAAGAAGTGCATTTATTATTGACAAAGAGGGTGTTGTGCAGTATGCAGAAGTACTCGAAAAAGCTGGTGACCTGCCCAACTTTGAAGCAATTAATCAGTGTTTGGCTGATCTGAGCTGA
- a CDS encoding T9SS type A sorting domain-containing protein, whose product MCFVEAIFTILSCILLIATAASAQTNRPSVDNSEGLIKQVRFFPNPASSFINFEFKDNSNLSNYSLKVFNFIGKKVLENNNLSPRTVVNLNDFFRGVYIFQLTDRTGKVVESGKFQVVK is encoded by the coding sequence ATTTGTTTCGTTGAAGCAATTTTTACCATATTATCCTGTATCCTTTTAATAGCTACTGCAGCATCTGCACAGACTAACAGGCCATCTGTAGATAATTCTGAAGGACTTATTAAACAGGTTCGTTTCTTTCCCAACCCCGCTTCATCTTTCATCAATTTTGAGTTTAAGGATAACAGTAATCTTTCTAACTATTCGTTAAAAGTGTTCAACTTTATCGGTAAGAAAGTTTTAGAGAACAACAACCTCTCTCCCCGTACTGTAGTAAATCTCAATGATTTTTTCCGTGGTGTTTATATCTTCCAGTTAACCGACCGTACCGGTAAGGTTGTTGAAAGCGGAAAATTTCAGGTAGTAAAATAA